In one window of Frigoriglobus tundricola DNA:
- a CDS encoding sigma-70 family RNA polymerase sigma factor, with translation MAVNADLGSASPSAPPDEAVPPPPDKNKVFLRLFLQNERRLYAYIFALLPNRADADDVLQETSMTMWDRFDADAPPTEFVAWGKRIAYHKVLDFYKKSQRAQARLSLIFLKRIAETAAGQADELQLDARRDALTECVEKLPARDRELLTHRFADGATTQSASQQLGRSVDAVYKALAKLREALFQCVQNTLTREGHA, from the coding sequence ATGGCAGTGAATGCCGACCTGGGGTCGGCTTCGCCCTCGGCACCGCCGGACGAAGCCGTCCCCCCGCCCCCGGACAAGAACAAGGTGTTCCTCCGCCTCTTTCTCCAGAACGAGCGGCGGTTGTACGCCTACATCTTCGCGCTGCTCCCGAACCGGGCGGACGCGGACGACGTGCTCCAGGAAACGAGCATGACGATGTGGGACCGCTTCGACGCGGACGCGCCCCCGACCGAATTCGTCGCCTGGGGCAAACGGATCGCGTACCACAAGGTACTCGATTTTTACAAGAAGTCGCAGCGCGCCCAGGCCCGACTGAGTCTCATATTCCTCAAACGAATCGCCGAAACCGCGGCCGGGCAGGCTGACGAATTGCAGCTCGACGCCCGCCGCGACGCGCTGACCGAGTGCGTCGAAAAGCTCCCGGCGCGTGACCGCGAACTCCTGACCCATCGGTTCGCCGACGGCGCCACCACGCAATCCGCTTCACAACAACTCGGCCGCTCCGTGGACGCCGTTTACAAGGCGCTGGCCAAACTCCGCGAAGCGCTGTTCCAGTGCGTTCAAAACACACTCACACGGGAGGGCCACGCGTGA
- a CDS encoding sensor histidine kinase produces MNPFLFARHSVPYMTLGGFVAIACLTSTWYINRLQADLARAVRHDAARMRAAGELQIRLRQLRFHSLMVAADPSGSRKRVMADDRELVLAALEDVRRECDAGDDLRLLAVIDDAYQEYEASLVTRAVATTGLTGRDLIHWADAHPVQGLLQPCRELADRQSDRMAQSVLRSDAQTTWAGRLLFAFGLVGAFGGVLTGYATARGLTRRAAQLSVRVRAVQAHLDQDVGALTVEGPARLGDLDAELDRVVGRVKDVCQRLQEQERDLLRAEQLAAVGHLAAGVAHEVRNPLTGIKFLIEGALRTTNPVPLTGEDLRLIRTEVVRIERTVQGLLDFARRPPLDRRPHDLGQLVTEAVGIARGRADAKAVSLTVDTPPAPIAVTVDRDQMLSLLTNLLFNAVDATPPRGSVFVRTRATPNGTLTVEVADTGPGIDPNMADRLFTPFVTTKPTGTGLGLTVARRVATDHGGALTAANREAGGAAFLLTLPTTEARGAEAAAR; encoded by the coding sequence ATGAATCCGTTCCTGTTCGCCCGGCACTCGGTCCCGTACATGACTCTGGGCGGGTTCGTCGCGATCGCGTGCCTGACGAGTACGTGGTACATCAACCGGCTCCAGGCGGACCTGGCTCGTGCGGTGCGCCACGATGCCGCCCGGATGCGGGCCGCGGGCGAGCTCCAGATCCGGCTCCGGCAGCTCCGGTTCCACTCCCTGATGGTCGCCGCCGACCCGTCCGGTTCCCGCAAGCGCGTCATGGCCGATGACCGGGAGCTTGTGCTGGCGGCACTCGAAGACGTCCGGCGGGAGTGCGACGCCGGAGACGACCTCCGCCTGCTCGCGGTTATCGATGACGCCTACCAAGAATACGAGGCCTCACTGGTCACCCGTGCCGTTGCGACCACCGGGCTGACGGGCCGCGATCTGATCCACTGGGCCGACGCGCACCCGGTTCAGGGGCTCCTCCAGCCGTGTCGTGAGCTGGCCGACAGGCAAAGCGACCGGATGGCCCAGAGCGTTTTGAGAAGTGACGCCCAAACCACCTGGGCGGGCCGGTTGCTCTTCGCGTTCGGGCTCGTCGGTGCCTTCGGGGGCGTCCTCACCGGTTACGCCACCGCCCGCGGGCTGACCCGTCGGGCCGCCCAACTGTCCGTCCGGGTCCGGGCGGTCCAAGCTCATCTGGATCAGGATGTGGGCGCGTTGACCGTCGAAGGGCCGGCCCGCCTTGGGGATCTCGACGCGGAACTCGACCGGGTCGTCGGGCGCGTGAAAGACGTGTGCCAGCGGCTTCAGGAGCAAGAACGGGATCTACTTCGGGCTGAACAGTTGGCCGCGGTCGGGCACCTCGCGGCCGGGGTGGCACATGAGGTGCGCAACCCGCTCACCGGGATCAAATTCCTGATCGAGGGCGCGCTGCGGACCACGAACCCGGTCCCGCTGACGGGAGAAGATTTACGGCTGATCCGAACCGAGGTGGTGCGGATCGAGCGGACGGTGCAGGGGCTGCTCGATTTCGCGCGCCGGCCGCCCCTGGATCGCCGCCCGCACGACCTGGGCCAGTTAGTCACCGAGGCCGTCGGGATCGCCCGCGGCCGCGCCGACGCCAAGGCCGTCTCGCTCACGGTCGATACGCCCCCGGCCCCGATCGCGGTGACAGTTGATCGCGACCAGATGCTCTCGCTCCTGACGAACCTGCTGTTCAACGCGGTCGATGCCACGCCGCCACGAGGGAGCGTCTTCGTTCGCACGCGTGCCACTCCGAACGGTACACTAACCGTGGAAGTGGCCGACACCGGTCCGGGCATCGATCCGAACATGGCCGACCGCCTGTTCACGCCGTTCGTCACCACCAAGCCGACCGGTACGGGGCTCGGTCTGACGGTCGCCCGTCGCGTCGCAACGGACCACGGTGGCGCCCTCACGGCCGCCAACCGCGAGGCCGGCGGGGCCGCGTTCCTGCTCACACTCCCCACGACGGAGGCGCGTGGTGCCGAAGCTGCTGCTCGTTGA
- a CDS encoding sigma-54-dependent transcriptional regulator encodes MPKLLLVDDESIICHSFRRVFSTPEVEVITAGTVAEGWRRVERDRPDVIVLDLQLPDGSGLELFERVRAADPKRPVVFLTAHGTMETTIEAMKRGAFDYLTKPLDLEHMSGLLGRAFEAARLMHEPAALPDDPVGDRIIGHSQVMREMGKLIGRIAPQDANVLIVGESGTGKELVARALYSHSRRSDRPFLAINCAAIPEALVESELFGHEQGAFTGADRRRVGKFEQCGDGTLLLDEIGDMPLAAQAKMLRLLQDQTFERIGGNQPVATRVRVLAATNQNLEQLIADGRFRNDLYYRLKVVTIRVPALRDRRADVPELAHHFLFRYAREAVRDIRGFSPEALERLQRFDWPGNVRELQNTVRAAAYQSTGGVILPDDLPAFSSPGTAPATPAALPPTTFDLVGTIEAMLRDGGKNVYGRVVGRVERELLTRALRLTHGHQAQASDLLGISRATLRYKLREMGIVLDRVVAEHDDPTDA; translated from the coding sequence GTGCCGAAGCTGCTGCTCGTTGACGACGAATCGATCATCTGCCACTCGTTCCGCCGCGTGTTCTCCACGCCCGAGGTCGAGGTGATTACGGCGGGGACGGTGGCCGAGGGGTGGCGCCGGGTCGAGCGCGACCGGCCGGACGTGATCGTTCTGGACCTCCAACTTCCCGACGGCAGCGGGCTGGAGCTGTTCGAGCGCGTGCGCGCGGCCGACCCCAAACGACCGGTCGTCTTCCTCACGGCGCACGGCACGATGGAGACGACGATCGAGGCCATGAAGCGCGGGGCCTTCGACTACCTCACGAAGCCGCTCGATCTGGAGCACATGAGCGGCCTCCTGGGCCGCGCGTTCGAGGCCGCCCGGCTGATGCACGAGCCGGCCGCACTGCCCGACGACCCCGTTGGCGACCGGATCATCGGGCACTCGCAGGTCATGCGGGAGATGGGCAAGCTGATCGGGCGCATCGCCCCGCAGGACGCGAACGTGCTGATCGTCGGCGAGAGCGGGACCGGTAAGGAACTGGTCGCCCGCGCGCTCTACTCGCACAGCCGCCGGTCCGACCGGCCGTTCCTCGCGATCAACTGCGCCGCCATCCCGGAGGCGCTGGTGGAGAGCGAACTGTTCGGCCACGAGCAGGGCGCGTTCACCGGTGCCGACCGCCGGCGGGTGGGCAAGTTCGAACAGTGCGGCGACGGCACCCTGTTGCTCGACGAGATCGGCGACATGCCCCTCGCCGCGCAGGCGAAGATGCTCCGGCTCCTTCAGGACCAGACGTTCGAGCGGATCGGCGGGAACCAGCCGGTCGCGACGCGGGTGCGTGTCCTCGCGGCGACCAATCAGAATCTGGAGCAACTGATCGCCGACGGACGGTTCCGCAACGACCTTTACTACCGGCTCAAGGTGGTCACCATTCGGGTGCCGGCGCTGCGCGACCGGCGGGCGGACGTCCCCGAACTGGCCCACCATTTTCTCTTCCGCTACGCGCGAGAGGCCGTGCGCGACATCCGCGGGTTCTCTCCCGAGGCACTCGAGCGGCTCCAGCGCTTCGACTGGCCCGGCAACGTGCGCGAGTTGCAGAACACGGTGCGCGCCGCGGCCTATCAGTCCACTGGTGGGGTGATACTGCCCGACGATCTGCCCGCGTTCTCGTCGCCCGGGACGGCTCCGGCAACTCCGGCCGCCCTGCCGCCCACAACATTCGATCTTGTGGGGACGATCGAGGCGATGCTGCGTGACGGGGGAAAGAACGTTTACGGGCGGGTGGTCGGGCGGGTGGAGCGGGAACTGTTGACGCGTGCCCTCCGTCTCACGCACGGGCACCAGGCCCAGGCCAGTGACCTGTTGGGAATCAGCCGGGCGACCCTGCGGTACAAACTCCGGGAGATGGGGATCGTGCTGGACCGCGTGGTCGCGGAGCACGATGACCCGACCGACGCTTGA
- a CDS encoding serine/threonine-protein kinase — protein sequence MTPSPDPARTAVAPPNNDATLLQSAAPAQLLGVPDVAGYDIVSELGRGGMGVVYKARQLSLNRTVALKMLPGGTFAESHERTRFLAEAELVAAVRHPHVVQVYEFGQCDARPFFAMEYLGGGSLVERIRTSGRLPPADAASLVEKIANGVQSVHDLGIVHRDLKPANVLLDDDGEPKVADFGLAKRGGRADLTRTGAVMGTPHYMAPEQAAGKTKFVGPAADVYALGVILFECLTGRPPFVAEDTVRLLVRVVEDDPPAVRKLVPTVHRDLEAICMKCLQKEPHARYATAEDLAADLRRFLNGEPVAARSTGVFGKMVGALDRSGKDAEFTSYASVLFGFAVVTLLADGLQTCSTLGHISQWVGVGAQYTRLVLYAAIVGVARRGELLPRTAAERQLWSITCGYAVACFGGSLSLRLSLGWGADGSVEPVMYQLFAVLAALTFFSLGSMFWGWCYGFGVLFLCVAALMAAAMSYAPLMFGVTWAVILTAFGLRLRRLAHDAAALTRPT from the coding sequence ATGACACCATCGCCCGATCCCGCGCGGACCGCTGTCGCCCCGCCGAACAACGACGCGACGTTGCTCCAGTCCGCTGCCCCGGCACAGCTCCTGGGTGTACCGGACGTGGCGGGTTACGACATCGTCTCCGAACTCGGTCGCGGGGGGATGGGCGTCGTTTACAAGGCCCGGCAGCTCAGCCTCAACCGGACCGTGGCGCTCAAGATGCTGCCGGGTGGTACGTTCGCGGAATCTCACGAGCGGACCCGCTTCCTCGCCGAGGCGGAACTGGTCGCGGCGGTGCGCCACCCGCACGTCGTTCAGGTGTACGAGTTCGGACAGTGCGACGCGCGCCCGTTCTTCGCGATGGAGTACCTCGGCGGCGGGTCGCTGGTCGAGCGGATCCGCACGTCGGGCCGGCTCCCGCCCGCGGACGCCGCTTCGCTGGTCGAGAAGATCGCCAACGGGGTCCAATCCGTTCACGACCTGGGCATCGTTCACCGCGACCTCAAGCCGGCCAACGTGCTCCTGGACGACGACGGCGAGCCGAAGGTCGCGGACTTCGGACTGGCGAAGCGCGGCGGGCGGGCCGATCTCACGCGGACCGGTGCGGTGATGGGCACCCCCCACTACATGGCGCCCGAGCAGGCCGCGGGGAAGACCAAATTCGTCGGGCCGGCCGCCGACGTCTACGCGCTCGGCGTGATCCTGTTCGAGTGCCTGACCGGCCGGCCGCCGTTCGTTGCGGAGGACACGGTGCGGCTCCTCGTCCGCGTGGTCGAGGACGACCCGCCCGCGGTCCGGAAACTGGTCCCCACCGTGCACCGCGACCTGGAAGCCATCTGCATGAAGTGCTTGCAGAAGGAGCCGCACGCCCGGTACGCGACCGCGGAGGACCTCGCCGCCGACCTCCGACGGTTCCTCAACGGCGAACCCGTCGCGGCCCGCTCCACGGGCGTGTTCGGCAAGATGGTCGGCGCGCTCGACCGCAGCGGGAAGGACGCCGAGTTCACGTCCTACGCCTCCGTCCTGTTTGGGTTTGCGGTCGTCACGCTGCTGGCAGACGGCCTTCAGACGTGTTCCACGCTCGGGCACATCTCGCAATGGGTCGGGGTCGGGGCACAGTATACTCGGCTGGTGCTGTACGCCGCGATCGTCGGGGTCGCCCGGCGCGGCGAGTTGCTGCCGCGAACGGCCGCCGAGCGGCAGTTGTGGTCGATCACCTGTGGGTACGCGGTCGCCTGCTTCGGCGGGTCGCTGTCCCTTCGTCTGAGCCTCGGGTGGGGCGCGGATGGGAGCGTCGAACCGGTGATGTACCAGCTCTTCGCCGTTCTCGCCGCACTCACGTTCTTTTCGCTCGGGAGCATGTTCTGGGGCTGGTGTTACGGGTTCGGCGTGCTGTTCCTGTGTGTCGCCGCCCTGATGGCCGCCGCGATGTCCTACGCGCCGCTGATGTTCGGTGTAACGTGGGCGGTGATCCTCACGGCGTTCGGCTTGCGCCTGCGCCGGCTGGCTCACGACGCTGCGGCACTCACGCGCCCGACTTGA
- a CDS encoding serine O-acetyltransferase, with the protein MSQARVSATEPDWARERCHGFWDPSRRLLRSIRRFQSWRAKGIPLRWLKGYWVLQHRFWSAITGADIPLNARVGGGLVLPHPNGIVIHPGAVLGPNCMIFQQVTIGAGGSKPGVPTIGGHVDVGAGAKILGGITIGDHARIGANAVVLIDVPPGATAVGVPARVLAKSADQNSS; encoded by the coding sequence ATGAGTCAAGCCCGTGTCTCGGCCACGGAGCCGGATTGGGCGCGGGAGCGGTGCCACGGGTTCTGGGACCCCAGCCGTCGGTTGCTCCGCTCCATCCGGCGCTTTCAATCGTGGCGGGCCAAGGGCATCCCACTTCGTTGGCTGAAAGGCTACTGGGTCCTCCAGCACCGCTTCTGGAGCGCCATCACCGGGGCCGACATTCCCCTGAACGCCCGGGTCGGCGGCGGCCTGGTGCTCCCCCATCCCAATGGTATCGTCATCCACCCCGGTGCGGTGCTCGGCCCCAACTGCATGATCTTTCAGCAGGTCACGATCGGTGCGGGCGGCTCCAAACCCGGCGTTCCGACGATCGGGGGCCATGTCGACGTGGGAGCCGGGGCCAAAATTCTCGGTGGCATCACCATTGGAGATCACGCGCGCATTGGCGCGAACGCGGTCGTACTCATCGACGTCCCACCGGGTGCGACTGCTGTGGGTGTGCCGGCGCGCGTGCTGGCGAAATCCGCGGACCAGAACTCGTCTTGA